Proteins encoded in a region of the Deltaproteobacteria bacterium genome:
- a CDS encoding alpha/beta hydrolase, with translation MDARSFHASRRYANTAFGRVAYVERGSGPVAVFVHGFPLNGFQWRDVIESLAGTRRCVALDQMGLGHTEVAANQPLELADQAAMIAAVADALGADRIDLVGNDSGGGICQAFAARFPERVRSLTLTNCEVHDYWPNEALKNFYDSWRAGAVVPALQAMLNDPSAARAGFGPAYEDPVHLTDEAVRVYLEPILASEERIATLTRLVLANTDSAATVALEPALRRLQAPTLVIWADADVFFDS, from the coding sequence ATGGATGCACGGAGCTTTCACGCATCGCGACGGTACGCGAACACGGCGTTCGGCCGGGTCGCCTACGTCGAACGAGGGTCGGGCCCGGTGGCCGTGTTCGTCCACGGCTTCCCGTTGAACGGGTTCCAGTGGCGCGACGTCATCGAGAGTCTCGCGGGCACACGCCGATGCGTGGCCCTCGACCAGATGGGTCTCGGCCACACGGAGGTCGCGGCGAATCAGCCCCTCGAGCTTGCGGATCAAGCGGCCATGATCGCGGCGGTCGCCGATGCGCTCGGCGCCGACCGGATCGACCTCGTCGGCAACGATTCGGGCGGCGGCATCTGCCAGGCCTTCGCCGCCCGTTTCCCCGAGCGCGTCCGGAGCCTGACGCTCACCAACTGCGAGGTCCACGACTACTGGCCGAACGAGGCGCTCAAGAACTTCTACGACTCGTGGCGGGCAGGCGCGGTGGTGCCTGCCCTGCAGGCGATGCTGAACGACCCGTCGGCCGCGCGTGCCGGCTTCGGACCCGCCTACGAAGACCCGGTGCATCTCACCGACGAGGCCGTGCGCGTCTATCTCGAGCCGATCCTCGCCAGCGAGGAGCGCATCGCGACCCTGACCCGCCTGGTGCTCGCGAACACGGACTCGGCGGCGACCGTCGCCCTCGAGCCTGCGCTCAGGCGGCTCCAGGCGCCGACGCTCGTCATCTGGGCCGACGCCGACGTCTTCTTCGACTCGC